From the genome of Nocardia mangyaensis:
GCCGCGCGCCGAACTCGCCGACCTGGTCAAAGAACTCACCGCCCAGATGATGAACGCGGCCCGCGAACTGCAATTCGAGCTCGCAGGCCGCCTCCGCGACGAGATCGCCGACCTCAAGAAGGAACTCCGCGGCATGGACGCCGCCGGGCTGAGCTGATTGGCCATGACACTGACAACCCGACCGCCACGGGTTTGCGGCCGCCTCGCACCCGAGGGGCGAGACGGAACGCCGAAGGCGCAGTATCGCCCCTCGGGTGCGAGGCTCACAGGGCCGAAAACCCCGCGGCGCCAGCCGCCGAAATCACTGTGTCCGCATCCACTCGGCGACGCGGCGGTCGGCTTCGTCGCGGGAGACGTCCTCGACGCGGGTCATCACGGCCCAGCGGTGGCCGAACGGGTCGATCACCACGCCGTAGCGGTCGCCGGTGACGAAGGTCTGTGGCTGCTCGGCGCTGCGGGCACCATGGGCGATCGCGCGGGCGATCGCCGCGTCGACATCGGGGCAGTAGTGCACGATCGAGGTGTGCACCCAGTTCTCGGGGGCTCGAACGTTGTTGTCGGGGATCGGCATTCCGAGCTGCAGGGTGGAGTCGCCGATGAGCAGTTCGGCGTGCGCGGGCTGCCCGTCGGGCAGGTCGGCGCGGCTGAGCAGCTTCGCGCCGAAGACCGCGGTGTAGAAGTCGATGGCGGCGTTGCCGTCGGGCACGGCGAGGAAACAGGTGATGGAGTGGTAACCCTCGGGAACGGGTGCTACGGAATCGGTCATGTGTTCGATCCTGCTCGGCCCGGGTCGGCCGGTCTTGTAAGAACGCGACAGTTCGGCGGATCGGAGGGCCGTGGTCGCGCCCGATGACTCACCGGATCCCGGTGACGTGAAAGGCATTCTGCATCCGGGCGAGCAGGCCAGGCACCGCACCCTGAACCGGCTGCCGGTCGGGCCCGCGCTGGCCGAGTTCGCCGATTGGTACTGGGTCGTGCGCTGGGACCTGCGCGGCAGGTCCGCCTATCGGGCCGAGGTCCTGTCGTTTCCCTGCGTGAATCTCACCTTCGAGCGCAGCACCCTGCGCACCGGCGGATTCGTCAACGGCGTGTGCACGACGAAGTACGTGCGCGAGCTCAGCGACGAGGGGGAGACCTTCGGCATCCGGTTCAGCCCCGGTGGATTCGGTGCGTTCACCGGCGCCGACGTGGCCGCCCTGCGCGACGATTCGGCCCCGTTGACCCAGCTGCTGCCCGCCGCCGCGGGGCTCGCCGAGCGCGTCCTGGCCGAACCCTCCGATGATCGCCGCCGGGTGCTGGTGGAGTCCTTCTTCGCCGGACGGGACCGCGGTCACGACCCGCGGTACGCGCTGGTGGCCGCGATCGTGCGCGCGATGTCCGAGGACGCGAACCTGACCAGGGTCGATCAGGTCACCGACCGGTTCGCGATTCCCATCCGCACCCTGCAGCGCCTGTTCCGCCGCTACGTGGGCGCCGGGCCGAAATGGGTGCTGTGCCGGTTTCGGTTGCAGGACGCCGCCGACCGGCTCGCCCACGGCGACGCACCGGATCTGGCCGTACTCGCCGCCGATCTCGGCTATTTCGACCAGGCGCATTTCTGCCGCGAGTTCGTCGCCGAAATCGGGATGTCGCCGACCGAATACGCTCGCCGGTCGCGATGACCGCCATCGACCCGGAATTGTGACGAAAATCCCAGCCACACAGCGGCATTGATTGTGTTGTGATAGGACACAGTCGTCATCGACGCTCGGCCCGATCGCCCCAGGTGGACTTGTGTCGGTGTCGTGCCGCCCACGGTCGGCGGGGCAATTCCCGCCAACACTCCCGGTGTGATCTGTTGCGATTTCTGATAAATCGGCCTGTTTTGGCGTTAGGGTCGACCCAATTGCCGCGCTGACGCTCGATTCCCGGGTGGCTCGGTGCTGGCACCGACCAAGTTGGAGGAGAGATGACCGCCTACCGGACCATTGTCGTCGGTACTGATGGCTCGGACTCGTCGTACGTCGCAGTGGAGAAGGCCGCGGCGCTCGCCGGCGACGCGGACGCGACTCTCGTGCTGGCCTGCGCCTACTTCCCGACCGATGACCGCGACGTCGCCGCCGCGGCCGATGTTCTCAAGGACGAGGCCTACCAGGTTCGCGGCTCGGCCCCGACCAACGAGATCCTGCACGTGGCACGGGAGAAAGCCGTGGCCGCGGGTGCCAAGAACATCGTCGACCGGGCGATCGTCGGCGAGCCGGTCGATTCGCTGCTCGACCTGGTCAGGGAGACCAAGGCCGATCTGCTCGTCGTCGGTAACCGGGGCCTCAACACCCTCACCGGCCGCCTGCTCGGCTCGGTGCCCTCGGACGTCGCCCGCAAGTCGCGGTCGGACGTCCTGATCGTGCACACCGTGCGCTAGGACGACGACGAAGGCCCCGGACCGCGATCATCGACCGCGATCCGGGGCCTTCGCCGTGTTGTCTCAGGCCGGATCCAGCGCGCCCAGCACCTCGGGCAGCTCGGCGGTGTGGACGACCGTGAGCCTTTGGGTGGCTCGGGTGAGGGCCACGTAGAGGTCGTTGAGGCCGCGGGGGGATTCGGTGAGGATGGTGTGGGGATCGACCAGGTAGACGCGGTCGAATTCCAGGCCCTTCGCGTCGTGGACGGTCAGGACCTGCACTGATTCTCCGGCCAATGGGGACAGGTCCGGGACAAGGGTCGCGGGGGCGAGGACCGCGCTGGTCCCGGGGCCGTGCTCGGCGTCCAAGAGCCGGGCCAGTTCGGCGGCGACCCGGTCGGGGCGAACGCGGTGGGCGCGCGGCGGATTGCCGGTCTCGCGCACCGAGCGCGGTACCCGGACACCGGGGTCGATGGCGGCGAGGACGTCGGCGGCGACCGCCATGATCTCGGCTGGGGTGCGGTAGTTCACGGTGAGCTCGGTGAGTTTCCAGCGTTGTGCCACATAGGGTTCCAGCACCCGCTGCCAGGACGAGGCGCCCGCGGGGTCGCCGGTCTGGGCGACGTCGCCGACCACGGTGACCCAGCGATTGGGGATGCGCCGCATCACCATGCGCCACGCCATCTCCGAGAGCTCCTGCGCCTCGTCGACGATCACGTGGCCGTAGGTCCAGGTGCGGTCGCCCGCGGCGCGCTCGGCGGTGGTCTGGCGGTTGCCGAACTCCTGGCGCTGGGCCAGCTGGGAGGCGTCGATCAGGTCGTAGGCCATCAGGATCTCGGGATCGAGTTCGTCCTCGATGTCCTGGGGCGCCGAACCGGTGAGGATGTCGAGCGCGTCCTGCGCTTCGGCGAGCTGGGCGCGCCAGCGGCGGCGGGAACGTTCCCGCTCCTCGGTGTCATCGACGCCGAGCAGTTCGGCGAGCTCGTCGAGCAACGGGGCGTCGGCCGCGGCGAAGGTGCCGTCGTCGGAGCGCACCAGCTCGGCGCGATCCTGCGGGCTCAACGACTTGGCCGCGCGGTCGAGGCGGGCGGGGTCGGCGAGCAGGTCGGCCAGCACGTCCTGCGGGGACAGGATCGGCCACAGCGCGCTGATCGCGGCCTGTACCTGCGGGTCGGCGCGCATCTCGTCGCCGATCTCGCTGAGGTCGGCCGAGCTGAGCAGGCTCGTCCCGCCGGACAGATCGGCGCCCATGGTCGCGGCCAGTTGATCGGTGAGCGCGTCGATCACCGAGGACGCGAAGATCGGCCGCGCCAGATTGTGCGGGCGACGCGAGGAACGGGCCCGGCCGCGCGCCTTGGTCGCGATCTTGCGGTCCAGGGTCACCGGATAGCCGTCGAAGGCAAGGCGCACCGGTTCGGCGGGCACCTCCTGGCGGTCACGCACCGCCTGTTTGAGCACCTCGAGCATGTCCAGGGAGCCCTTGATCTCCCCGGCGCGCAGCGAGTCCTCGCGGACCGCCTTCACCCCGGGATACAGGTCGCCGATGGTCGAGAGCAGCACACCGGTCTCACCGAGCGAGGGCAGCACCTGCCCGATGTAGTCGAGGAAGGTGGCGTTGGGGCCGATGATCAGCACGCCGCTCTTGGCCAGCTGCTGCCGGTAGGTGTAGAGCAGGTAGGCCGCCCGGTGCAGCGCGACCGCGGTTTTGCCGGTACCCGGCCCGCCCTGGACCACCAGCACGCTCTTGTGCTCGGAGCGGATGATCGCGTCCTGCTCGCTCTGGATGGTCTCGACGATGTCGTTCATGTGCCCGGTGCGGGCGGCGTTGAGCGCTGCCAGCAGCGCGCTCTCGCCACCGACCCCGTCGTCGGTGCCGATCGCGCCGTCGCGCTCGGCGGTGGTCAGGTCCAGGTACTCGTCGTTGATCGCGGTGACCGCGCGATTGCGCGAACGGATGTGGCGCCGCCGCGTCACGTCCTCGGGATTGGCGGTGGTGGCCAGGTAGAACGGCCGGGCAAGTGGCGCGCGCCAGTCCAGTAACAGCGGCTCGTAGTCGTTGTCCTCGTCGAGGATGCCGAGGCGGCCGATGTAGCGCGCCTGCTCCTCGGCGGATGCCAGGTCGATGCGGCCGAAGCACAGCCCGTGCTCGGCGGCGTCGTACTTGGCCAGGTCCTCGCTGTAGAGCGCGGTGAACGACTCGCGTTCACTGCGTGCCTGCGGCGTACCGCCGGATTCCAGCAGCACGGTCTTGAGCCGGTTCTGCGCGTAGTCGCGCATGCCGTCGAGCCGGGCGTAGAGCACCGAGAGGTACTGCTGCTCCTGTTCGATCTCGCGGCTGCGCGGGTCCGGCTCGGCGGTGGCGCGGTCTTCGGCGAGGCGGTCGGGCAAAACAGGACTCCTTTGTCACCGCGTTGAGAACAGAGTTGTCGATTCTACTTGTCCGCGGGCGCGCTCGGCGCGACCTCGGCCGAAGCGGGGAAGACATCGTCGCCGAGGACCGGCGCGAAGTGCTCGACCACCGGGAACGGCTCGTAGAAGTGGTGCAACAGCGCCCGCCAGCGCTGGTATTCCGGTGCGTCGCGGAAACCCGCGGTGTGGTCGCTGAGCCGTTCCCAGCGCACCAGCAGCAGATAGCTGTCGGGCCGCTCCAGACATCGCGACAGCGACAGCCCGCCGAAGCCGGGCATGGCGGCGATGATCGGATACGCCTCGGCGAAGGCCGCTTCGAAAGCGTCGGCGAGGCCGGGGCGAACGGGCAGCAGCGCGTGTTCGACGATCACGTCGATCAGTCTGTCAGGAGGCGTGGGTGTTGTTCGAGCGTCGATTCTGACCGAGACCCAGTTCACGATGACCGGCCGGCTTGTCGCGGTACATGGCCAGGTCGGCGTCGTGCAGCACGGCCTCGGGAGTGCGGCGTTCGTGCGGGCCGAGTTCGGTGATGCCGATCGAGGCGCTCACCTCGAGCCGGTGGCCGCGGGCGATGATCGGCTCCGACATCGTCACGCGGAGCCGTTCCACCAGCGCGGGCAGGTCGGCGCGTTGCGGATGACCGGCCAGCAGGACCAGGAACTCGTCGCCGCCGAGTCGCCCGACCAGGTCCTCGGCCCGCAGGGCGCGCTGCAGGCGCTGGGCCACGATCTGCAGCACCGTGTCGCCGATGGCGTGGCCGAGGGTGTCGTTGATCGCCTTGAAACCGTCGAGGTCGATGAACAGCACGGTGGTGACCAGCGTGCCGCCTTCGTCGGCGAGCGCGGTGGAGAGCTGCGACAGGATCAGCGAGCGGTTGGCCAACCCGGTCAGCGCGTCGTGGGTGGCCTGGTACTCGAGCTGGCGTCTGCTGGCCCGGTACTCGGTGATGTCGGCGAAGGAGGACACCCCCGAGGAATCAGGGCTGTCGGGATTGAGCAACCGGCAATTGCACGAGAGCCACACCAGCTGCCCGTCGACGCGCTCCACACCGAAGACGAATCGGGTGACCACCTCGCCGGTGGCCAGCGTGCGCGCCATCGGGTGCTGGTCGCCGGGCAGCGGGTGACCGTCGCGGTCGATCATCGTCGCCGGGAGTTCGTCGAAGCGGCGCCCGAGCACCGGGTCCGCGTCGTCGATGCCGAGAATTCGTCGGCCCGCCGGGTTGATCGATTCCAGCCGCCCGCGCCGATCGACGACGAGCACCCCTTCCTCCAGCTGCGAGACCACGGTTGTGAAGTGCGATTCCGCCCGTCGCGCCGAGTCCTCCGCGGCGCGCTGCGCGGTGAGATCGTGCACGACCACCTGGTAGGCGAGCTCGCCCTGCCACACCGTCAACACCGACACGGTCTGCACGGGCACGGTGCGTCCGTCCACCCGCACGAGGTCCATCTCGGCGGGTGGGGAGGCCGAGCCCTCGGCCGTCAGCTGCGCGATCCGGGCGAGCATCGGCGGAATCGAATCGGGGTGCACGAACGTCTGGATGGACAGTCCGAGCAGGTCATCGGCCGATCGGGCGCCGAGCAGGCGCACCATAGCCGGGTTGACGTAGACGATCGTGCCCGATTCGTGCACGCAGATCGCGTCGGGAGTGTGTTCGACCAGCGAGCGGTACCGCTGCGCGAGCTGCTCGGCGCTCGCCGCGTCGGTATGGCGTTCTCCCACTGCGATACCCCCGATCTCGGCCTGGTCTGGCGACGATGCACAGGACTATGGTGGTGACCCCTGATGAGATCCGCGAGGA
Proteins encoded in this window:
- a CDS encoding VOC family protein, which produces MTDSVAPVPEGYHSITCFLAVPDGNAAIDFYTAVFGAKLLSRADLPDGQPAHAELLIGDSTLQLGMPIPDNNVRAPENWVHTSIVHYCPDVDAAIARAIAHGARSAEQPQTFVTGDRYGVVIDPFGHRWAVMTRVEDVSRDEADRRVAEWMRTQ
- a CDS encoding diguanylate cyclase domain-containing protein translates to MGERHTDAASAEQLAQRYRSLVEHTPDAICVHESGTIVYVNPAMVRLLGARSADDLLGLSIQTFVHPDSIPPMLARIAQLTAEGSASPPAEMDLVRVDGRTVPVQTVSVLTVWQGELAYQVVVHDLTAQRAAEDSARRAESHFTTVVSQLEEGVLVVDRRGRLESINPAGRRILGIDDADPVLGRRFDELPATMIDRDGHPLPGDQHPMARTLATGEVVTRFVFGVERVDGQLVWLSCNCRLLNPDSPDSSGVSSFADITEYRASRRQLEYQATHDALTGLANRSLILSQLSTALADEGGTLVTTVLFIDLDGFKAINDTLGHAIGDTVLQIVAQRLQRALRAEDLVGRLGGDEFLVLLAGHPQRADLPALVERLRVTMSEPIIARGHRLEVSASIGITELGPHERRTPEAVLHDADLAMYRDKPAGHRELGLGQNRRSNNTHAS
- a CDS encoding HelD family protein gives rise to the protein MPDRLAEDRATAEPDPRSREIEQEQQYLSVLYARLDGMRDYAQNRLKTVLLESGGTPQARSERESFTALYSEDLAKYDAAEHGLCFGRIDLASAEEQARYIGRLGILDEDNDYEPLLLDWRAPLARPFYLATTANPEDVTRRRHIRSRNRAVTAINDEYLDLTTAERDGAIGTDDGVGGESALLAALNAARTGHMNDIVETIQSEQDAIIRSEHKSVLVVQGGPGTGKTAVALHRAAYLLYTYRQQLAKSGVLIIGPNATFLDYIGQVLPSLGETGVLLSTIGDLYPGVKAVREDSLRAGEIKGSLDMLEVLKQAVRDRQEVPAEPVRLAFDGYPVTLDRKIATKARGRARSSRRPHNLARPIFASSVIDALTDQLAATMGADLSGGTSLLSSADLSEIGDEMRADPQVQAAISALWPILSPQDVLADLLADPARLDRAAKSLSPQDRAELVRSDDGTFAAADAPLLDELAELLGVDDTEERERSRRRWRAQLAEAQDALDILTGSAPQDIEDELDPEILMAYDLIDASQLAQRQEFGNRQTTAERAAGDRTWTYGHVIVDEAQELSEMAWRMVMRRIPNRWVTVVGDVAQTGDPAGASSWQRVLEPYVAQRWKLTELTVNYRTPAEIMAVAADVLAAIDPGVRVPRSVRETGNPPRAHRVRPDRVAAELARLLDAEHGPGTSAVLAPATLVPDLSPLAGESVQVLTVHDAKGLEFDRVYLVDPHTILTESPRGLNDLYVALTRATQRLTVVHTAELPEVLGALDPA
- a CDS encoding antibiotic biosynthesis monooxygenase family protein; translation: MIVEHALLPVRPGLADAFEAAFAEAYPIIAAMPGFGGLSLSRCLERPDSYLLLVRWERLSDHTAGFRDAPEYQRWRALLHHFYEPFPVVEHFAPVLGDDVFPASAEVAPSAPADK
- a CDS encoding AraC family transcriptional regulator is translated as MVAPDDSPDPGDVKGILHPGEQARHRTLNRLPVGPALAEFADWYWVVRWDLRGRSAYRAEVLSFPCVNLTFERSTLRTGGFVNGVCTTKYVRELSDEGETFGIRFSPGGFGAFTGADVAALRDDSAPLTQLLPAAAGLAERVLAEPSDDRRRVLVESFFAGRDRGHDPRYALVAAIVRAMSEDANLTRVDQVTDRFAIPIRTLQRLFRRYVGAGPKWVLCRFRLQDAADRLAHGDAPDLAVLAADLGYFDQAHFCREFVAEIGMSPTEYARRSR
- a CDS encoding universal stress protein; protein product: MTAYRTIVVGTDGSDSSYVAVEKAAALAGDADATLVLACAYFPTDDRDVAAAADVLKDEAYQVRGSAPTNEILHVAREKAVAAGAKNIVDRAIVGEPVDSLLDLVRETKADLLVVGNRGLNTLTGRLLGSVPSDVARKSRSDVLIVHTVR